In the genome of Aspergillus luchuensis IFO 4308 DNA, chromosome 2, nearly complete sequence, one region contains:
- a CDS encoding uncharacterized protein (COG:S;~EggNog:ENOG410PFSK;~InterPro:IPR029063), with protein sequence MSSYKSDGGRIPRLKNVASQSRSVSSPAMASARHHDAPAQLLPRPQIPRPTLASTRAIRASSVSSAEESRRSVARSDPSTIPAGQHARPSIPPRTATHPLPPTPLHPMPDGGVRQPFHMAAGPLNDLDTDKRSPAPGRPRNVLRRKAPTIGQHTAQNRPSLERLRPEKLNVIIPDIPTIGPTPSASLRPSTNRSILASPMASEDNLSTIVPEAHVQAGPKELASLRTTINTQNLPPPTPIIPSATSPSTRYSESPGVWSRTSTPTTLSSYSPGIVHSAKGSRLRQPSPSQSRLPVFSQETQQTSFASDRGQPGATQSPLLGQSTRAKASVTEAETKQSSAQTGTTNTTSTSYSHLPRKTSTSSTRRLSTKVRPNAEAEQKVEEKRVSRVMSHADKVRANSFEKPLQIPKRPTRDGTHQLILEPSPVVQSNISPKTVTGHKRRDSTERSPILERRPGLNRSAATSIDSLHARAPSQTRVPASPELSRKSPRQPAKEEKLQHDSGAPGKSRGLGLFTKRSKPDLDARGEGRSARKGPSAGTGHEGYGRYAQRGRRSSVSSSTSRARSTSTTRSGPKSVASSKGSTRSRPELDLDDFLLDRLEPVIIRGGNLDGIASQRRPSEQSTSGFSTASTSNLTQPSIISESPGCSTETLASSRASADSVEPTTKGMKHQISFEQQRVAYSRPETGLKVTKAPAASSIQDLHQSNLEVRPMRPRVPVETQSPQKQTKRGLGLKWNFFQRKQEPEKPEGKIKSRTAPHLHATVAPAPVHRPIAHYALIDMDSDPLEEIVHNVENSPPTEDDELSSPVEVPAALNIKKTPESILLPSPPKLHDAIFRDQPQSPKVYFNKSLVPQSPEVKPEGERQSRLTSVGRIPRVVSRRERPHKPAVQSFSRPFSVAQSPPSLTAPVVETSGGISFSPIFTQSPFYPTLPGKSDYRFDLTNPFKDPLKGSVLDFIAGPYSKEEFMRFSPRKDSVLSSSSGSDSLAAVTAVMPGPDSELTEDEIWGEYDDLIDHVLSPQTASTLFESESEIDHKLELATMASKTLQAEINGGPGLSAPSEKPAVELTASSPRSSTGSVRLRRSRIIAELHSSLVPSSQPSYSEIIASYCDDRSESSIVEKEVEDKLLTPNQIVEQQSGLLSSPALATSPSFEICRQRNTVLFDIAERDREGPTAHTNIRSGSLMTSRWLSFGRVLFSPAHNHAKGSDQERILVVDGLGNDDWSFYCALTYPNAEVYSLTDGPKPIASKHPQAWQPPSNHHTIQHTSLDDQLPFPRGFFAVAVLRFPAACSEKAQDNIISECKRVLRAGGYLEMSILDLDMVNMGIRTRKAVRTLKERTYISDANISLKPASDSIQRLLGRHKFDNLRRCMVRIPVAGMIVRSSASSTSTSSSNPSTILATTSPNTTVSPLTGLSTAAKAKARAHGKSSSNDTDLSLGDLLSDPSPSPSNDESIRKIVAKVGRWWYTRCYEIPVLPNGDVALSIWSDRKILRECQQRGTGFRLWIAYAQKPSEKRRTASV encoded by the coding sequence ATGTCGTCGTACAAGTCTGACGGCGGTCGAATACCCCGACTGAAGAATGTCGCCAGCCAGTCCCGGAGCGTATCGTCGCCCGCGATGGCCTCAGCTCGGCATCACGACGCCCCTGCCCAGCTATTGCCCAGGCCGCAGATACCAAGACCAACGCTTGCCTCGACTAGGGCCATCCGAGCGTCATCGGTGTCCAGCGCTGAGGAATCTCGTCGCAGTGTCGCACGATCAGACCCTTCGACGATCCCGGCCGGTCAGCATGCTCGTCCATCGATACCTCCGCGAACAGCCACGCATCCATTGCCGCCGACACCCTTGCATCCAATGCCGGATGGAGGCGTTCGCCAACCCTTCCACATGGCTGCCGGACCCCTGAATGACCTTGACACCGACAAGAGGTCCCCTGCTCCCGGTCGACCGCGCAATGTCTTGCGGAGGAAGGCGCCGACAATCGGTCAACATACCGCGCAGAATAGACCAAGTTTGGAGAGACTACGACCTGAGAAGCTGAATGTAATTATACCAGATATCCCTACCATTGGGCCCACTCCGAGCGCCTCCTTACGACCCTCTACGAACCGTTCAATTTTAGCGTCACCAATGGCTTCGGAGGATAATCTTTCGACCATCGTACCGGAAGCTCACGTCCAAGCCGGTCCGAAGGAACTTGCAAGCCTCAGGACCACTATCAACACACAAAATTtaccacccccaactccgATAATCCCGTCTGCCACTAGTCCTTCCACAAGGTATTCAGAATCTCCAGGAGTGTGGAGTAGGACTTCGACACCAACTACCTTATCCTCATATTCACCGGGAATCGTTCACTCCGCGAAGGGTTCTCGCCTAAGGCAACCTAGTCCATCCCAAAGTCGACTTCCGGTGTTCTCCCAAGAGACACAACAGACGAGCTTTGCGAGTGACCGAGGGCAGCCGGGTGCAACACAGTCACCCTTGTTGGGCCAAAGCACCAGAGCAAAGGCATCTGTTACTGAGGCTGAGACGAAACAGTCTTCGGCACAGACCGGCACAACGAACACTACCAGCACATCTTACAGCCACCTTCCCCGTAAGACATCCACAAGCAGCACTCGACGACTCTCGACCAAAGTGAGACCAAACGCTGAGGCTGAACAAAAGGTAGAGGAGAAAAGGGTATCGCGGGTCATGTCTCACGCAGATAAAGTACGAGCAAATTCGTTTGAGAAGCCTCTCCAGATACCCAAAAGGCCGACCAGGGATGGTACTCACCAGTTAATACTGGAACCGTCACCTGTAGTGCAGAGCAATATATCGCCCAAAACGGTGACGGGCCACAAACGTCGAGACTCAACTGAAAGGTCTCCCATTCTAGAGAGACGTCCAGGGTTGAATAGGTCTGCAGCCACCTCAATCGACTCACTGCACGCGAGGGCACCCTCCCAGACCCGTGTACCGGCATCTCCGGAGCTATCGCGAAAGTCGCCTCGCCAACCAGCTAAGGAAGAAAAGCTACAGCATGATTCCGGGGCCCCAGGAAAGTCACGAGGACTTGGCCTCTTCACGAAGAGGTCCAAACCTGACTTGGATGCACGAGGTGAAGGTCGTTCAGCTCGCAAGGGTCCAAGTGCTGGGACCGGACATGAAGGCTACGGCCGATATGCCCAGCGTGGCCGCCGATCAAGCGTAAGCAGCAGCACTAGCCGAGCAAGATCAACAAGCACGACCAGAAGCGGCCCTAAATCGGTTGCCAGTAGCAAGGGTAGCACTAGAAGCCGGCCGGAGCTAGACCTTGACGACTTTCTACTCGATCGCCTCGAGCCAGTGATTATTAGAGGTGGGAATCTAGATGGGATTGCTTCCCAGAGGAGGCCAAGCGAGCAAAGCACAAGTGGTTTCAGTACAGCATCTACCTCAAACTTGACGCAGCCGTCTATAATTTCCGAGTCTCCCGGTTGCTCTACAGAGACACTGGCTAGTTCTCGAGCATCTGCAGACTCAGTGGAGCCGACAACTAAGGGCATGAAGCACCAGATCTCATTTGAACAGCAAAGGGTGGCTTATTCTCGCCCGGAGACAGGCCTCAAGGTCACAAAAGCgcctgcagcttcttcaatccagGACTTACATCAATCGAACCTTGAAGTTCGTCCTATGCGGCCCAGAGTACCAGTAGAGACGCAAAGTCCACAAAAACAGACAAAGCGAGGCCTGGGCTTGAAGTGGAATTTCTTCCAGAGAAAACAAGAACCCGAAAAGCCAGAAGGAAAGATTAAGTCCCGTACtgcacctcatcttcatgcgACTGTGGCTCCAGCGCCTGTGCACCGACCTATTGCACACTACGCTCTAATTGACATGGACTCCGATCCCTTGGAGGAAATCGTACACAACGTCGAGAACTCACCACCCACTGAGGATGACGAACTCAGCTCCCCAGTGGAAGTACCGGCTGCTTTGAACATCAAGAAAACGCCGGAATCCATTCTcctaccatcaccaccaaaatTACACGATGCTATATTTCGAGATCAGCCTCAGTCACCGAAAGTGTATTTCAACAAGAGCCTGGTACCACAGAGCCCGGAGGTAAAGCCAGAAGGAGAGCGTCAAAGTCGCCTGACGTCCGTTGGGCGCATCCCGCGTGTAGTCTCAAGGCGCGAGAGGCCGCACAAGCCGGCTGTGCAGTCCTTCTCAAGGCCATTCAGTGTGGCTCAATCACCGCCGTCCTTGACAGCCCCGGTTGTTGAGACCTCGGGTGGTATCTCGTTTTCACCCATCTTCACACAGAGCCCTTTTTATCCTACACTTCCCGGCAAATCCGACTACAGGTTTGATCTCACTAATCCTTTCAAGGATCCCTTGAAAGGTAGTGTCCTAGACTTCATTGCCGGGCCCTATTCCAAGGAAGAGTTCATGCGATTTTCCCCCAGAAAGGATTCCGTTCTGTCTAGTTCTAGTGGCTCTGACAGTCTCGCTGCTGTAACGGCCGTTATGCCAGGTCCTGACTCTGAGTTGACTGAGGATGAAATATGGGGTGAATATGATGACTTAATCGACCACGTTCTTTCTCCGCAAACGGCAAGCACGCTCTTCGAATCTGAATCCGAGATAGATCACAAGCTTGAGCTAGCGACAATGGCGAGCAAAACTCTTCAGGCAGAGATAAACGGGGGACCAGGATTGTCCGCACCATCTGAGAAACCTGCAGTCGAGCTTACTGCCTCATCACCTAGATCTAGCACTGGCTCTGTCAGGCTTCGAAGGTCTAGAATCATTGCAGAGCTACACTCGTCTTTGGTCCCATCATCTCAGCCTTCGTACAGTGAAATCATTGCTAGTTACTGTGACGATCGAAGCGAGAGTAGCAtagtggagaaggaggtagAGGACAAGCTATTGACACCAAATCAAATAGTCGAGCAACAGTCAGGCTTGCTAAGTTCGCCAGCCCTAGCTACATCACCGAGCTTCGAGATCTGTCGACAGCGCAACACCGTTCTCTTCGATATCGCAGAACGCGATCGTGAAGGGCCCACTGCTCATACCAACATCCGATCTGGATCTCTGATGACAAGCCGATGGCTCTCCTTTGGGCGAGTCCTCTTTAGTCCAGCACACAACCATGCCAAAGGGTCTGACCAAGAACGTATCCTGGTGGTCGATGGACTGGGAAACGATGATTGGTCATTCTACTGTGCTTTGACATATCCAAACGCGGAGGTGTACAGTCTTACTGACGGGCCAAAACCAATTGCATCCAAGCACCCACAAGCATGGCAGCCTCCATCAAACCACCACACCATTCAACACACGAGTCTCGATGATCAGCTGCCTTTCCCAAGGGGCTTCTTCGCGGTGGCTGTTTTACGATTCCCAGCTGCCTGTTCCGAAAAGGCGCAGGATAATATCATCTCTGAATGCAAGCGCGTCCTTCGCGCAGGTGGTTATTTGGAAATGAGTATCCTCGACCTGGACATGGTGAACATGGGAATCCGCACGCGAAAAGCCGTAAGGACCCTGAAGGAACGGACGTACATATCCGACGCAAATATTAGCCTCAAACCTGCAAGCGACAGCATTCAACGGCTGTTAGGGCGTCATAAATTTGACAACCTCCGACGATGTATGGTACGGATCCCTGTTGCTGGAATGATCGTCCGATCATCAGcgtcctccacctccacctcatcatcaaatccatccaccatACTTGCAACAACCTCCCCAAATACCACCGTATCCCCCCTTACAGGCCTGTCAACAGCGGCCAAAGCGAAAGCAAGGGCGCATGGAAAGtcctcctccaacgacaCGGACCTATCCCTAGGCGATCTCCTCTCGGACCCTTCCCCCTCGCCTTCTAACGACGAATCCATTCGGAAGATCGTTGCTAAAGTCGGTCGATGGTGGTACACCAGATGCTATGAAATTCCTGTGCTCCCCAACGGCGACGTTGCCCTTAGCATCTGGTCTGACAGGAAGATCCTCCGCGAATGCCAACAGCGCGGCACTGGTTTCCGGCTGTGGATCGCATATGCACAGAAACCGAGTGAAAAGCGACGAACGGCAAGTGTGTAG
- a CDS encoding SAP domain-containing protein (COG:S;~EggNog:ENOG410PRHJ;~InterPro:IPR040746,IPR003034,IPR036361;~PFAM:PF02037,PF18592): MATDYSKKTNAELIEILKSRNLPHTGKKAEMVARLQENDNSAADKSEEKPAAAAAATKGDNNTDDVIDWEDDEVPAGEAAAKASTATGAATIAAGGQGEVENPVKVPNQKLDEEADPATAKDLKVEQPGDVAQQQEEKKEEEGAGAGATEKEAAEEKKPAVTYSAGLPITEMEEELKKRKARAEKFGVTEESKAAIEAAEKQLERAKRFGTAAPAPGEVGVKKLDEALPEKEEKSRKRGRGDEQSGGGGGRGGKKRDLGGRNRFRGRGGHGGNRNQGQGRPQKQQNGGGATAAAGAKTNWSQKDVAALEARKKRFGAAA, encoded by the coding sequence ATGGCAACCGACTACAGCAAAAAGACCAACGCCGAATTAATCGAGATCCTCAAGTCGCGCAATCTCCCCCACACGGGTAAGAAAGCTGAGATGGTCGCTCGGCTCCAGGAGAACGATAATAGCGCTGCTGACAAGTCGGAGGAGAAgcctgccgccgccgctgctgctacGAAGGGTGACAACAACACCGATGATGTGATTGACTGGGAAGACGATGAGGTCCCTGCTGGTGAGGCGGCTGCTAAGGCGTCGACTGCGACCGGCGCTGCGACGATCGCGGCCGGTGGACAAGGCGAGGTAGAGAACCCCGTCAAGGTGCCGAATCAGAagttggatgaggaggcggatCCCGCGACGGCGAAGGATTTGAAGGTCGAACAACCTGGTGATGttgcgcagcagcaggaggagaagaaggaagaggagggtgctggtgctggtgctacggagaaggaggcggcggaggagaagaagccggcAGTTACTTACTCCGCTGGGTTGCCTATtacggagatggaggaggaactgaagaagaggaaggctcGCGCGGAGAAGTTCGGCGTTACGGAGGAGTCCAAGGCTGCGATtgaggcggcggagaagcagctggaaCGGGCGAAGCGGTTCGGTACTGCGGCTCCGGCTCCTGGGGAAGTCGGCGTGAAGAAGCTGGATGAGGCGTtgccggagaaggaggagaagtcGCGCAAGAGAGGTCGCGGTGATGAGCagagcggcggcggtggtggtcgcggtggaaagaagagggatcTCGGAGGGAGGAACAGGTTCCGCGGCAGAGGAGGACACGGTGGGAACCGTAACCAGGGTCAAGGTCGCCCTCAGAAGCAACAgaatggcggtggtgctactgctgctgctggggccaAGACCAACTGGAGTCAAAAGGACGTCGCGGCCCTGGAAGctcggaagaagaggttcGGAGCTGCTGCGTAG
- a CDS encoding uncharacterized protein (COG:C;~EggNog:ENOG410PFQU;~InterPro:IPR003953,IPR036188,IPR027477;~PFAM:PF00890,PF01266), translated as MALPSKCDVLVIGGGNAGFCAAISAVQSGAKHVAIIDKCPEEWAGGNSYFTAGAMRTVHGGLPDLLPIVNNVDAETAKKIDIKPYTVDDFTGDMNRVTGRRTNRELCQTLVNESNSAIKWLASNGVRFQLSFNRQAYEVNGRLKFWGGLALKTQDGGKGLIQDHLQAARRLGIQVFFSTAAQKLVTDPVSGAVTSVVVSHHGRDQTIRAGAVILAAGGFESNPRMRAQYLGPHWDVALVRGTPYNSGDGFEMAIRDVSAKQAGNWSGCHCVAWDANAPADTGDREISNEFTKSGYPLGIMINRQGNRFVDEGSDLRNYTYAMIGRQILNQPGHMAFQIWDSKMIPWLRSEEYRPEVVQHISAATISELAEKCAEFDLEDKKRFEQTIHDYNKAVYERQRRHPGGKWDPAVKDGLTTQSEGLELAVPKSNWALPIDQGPFLAVRVTAGITFTFGGLAVRPETAAVVSSTTNQEVPGLYCAGEMLGGLFYDNYPGGSGLTSGAVFGRRAGRAAAARVSSRQARL; from the coding sequence ATGGCTCTCCCCTCAAAATGCGATGTGCTCGTCATTGGCGGCGGTAATGCCGGTTTCTGCGCAGCCATTTCGGCGGTCCAGTCCGGCGCAAAACACGTTGCCATTATCGATAAATGTCCGGAAGAATGGGCAGGAGGTAACTCCTACTTCACGGCGGGGGCGATGCGTACCGTCCACGGCGGATTGCCGGATCTGCTTCCCATCGTGAATAATGTCGATGCGGAaacggcgaagaagatcgatATTAAGCCGTATACCGTGGATGACTTCACGGGCGACATGAACCGTGTTACAGGGCGGCGCACGAATCGCGAGCTCTGCCAGACACTCGTCAATGAGTCGAACTCGGCGATCAAGTGGCTGGCGAGTAATGGCGTGCGATTCCAACTCTCTTTCAACCGACAGGCGTATGAAGTCAACGGTCGGCTCAAGTTCTGGGGTGGTCTTGCGCTGAAGACTCAAGACGGCGGCAAGGGTCTCATTCAAGATCACTTGCAAGCAGCCCGGAGACTGGGCATTcaggtcttcttctcgaccGCTGCTCAGAAATTAGTAACAGACCCGGTCTCTGGAGCCGTGACGTCTGTGGTGGTTTCGCATCATGGCCGCGACCAGACTATCCGGGCTGGAGCTGTGATTCTCGCGGCCGGTGGCTTCGAGAGTAACCCGCGCATGCGCGCGCAGTACCTTGGACCTCACTGGGACGTAGCGCTGGTACGCGGCACGCCCTATAACTCCGGGGATGGATTCGAGATGGCGATCCGGGATGTCTCAGCCAAGCAGGCGGGCAACTGGTCGGGATGTCACTGTGTGGCGTGGGATGCTAACGCACCGGCCGATACGGGCGACCGGGAGATCTCCAACGAGTTCACCAAGTCCGGGTATCCGTTGGGCATCATGATCAATCGGCAAGGGAACCGGTTCGTGGACGAGGGTTCTGATCTGCGCAACTATACGTATGCGATGATCGGACGCCAGATTCTCAACCAGCCTGGCCACATGGCGTTCCAGATCTGGGATTCCAAGATGATCCCTTGGTTGCGATCGGAGGAGTACCGGCCGGAGGTGGTGCAGCATATCAGCGCGGCCACGATCAGTGAGCTGGCGGAGAAGTGCGCCGAGTTTGATCTCGAAGATAAGAAGCGCTTCGAGCAGACCATCCATGACTATAATAAGGCGGTTTATGAGCGCCAGCGCAGGCATCCGGGTGGGAAATGGGATCCGGCTGTCAAGGATGGACTTACTACGCAGTCCGAGGGCTTGGAGCTGGCAGTGCCCAAGTCTAACTGGGCGCTTCCTATTGATCAGGGACCATTCCTGGCGGTTCGAGTCACGGCGGGCATCACTTTCACGTTTGGTGGACTGGCGGTTCGTCCGgagacggcggcggtggtgtcATCGACGACAAACCAGGAGGTGCCGGGGTTGTACTGCGCGGGCGAGATGCTGGGAGGACTGTTTTATGATAACTACCCTGGAGGCAGTGGATTGACGTCGGGAGCTGTCTTTGGACGGCGAGCTGGTCGGGCTGCGGCAGCGAGGGTGTCGAGCCGACAGGCACGGTTGTAG
- a CDS encoding C2H2-type zinc finger protein (COG:K;~EggNog:ENOG410PN3T;~InterPro:IPR036236,IPR013087;~PFAM:PF00096,PF12874), with protein sequence MTMVIENQNRQYGGMGFDNVYQHNMHHSAPQFTDPWTAQTSSHSTPPVYATSMGPSQIGLSHVKQEEVSRPPMSMPYSSIPVSAPSMVAGSNYPTATASSYPGPEMMGLSHDMPRTSFDQAPAYTTASPMTSFAPASYAPLSYAPSMHQHQDRRISHADARVGQSQPPSAPTFGDALDASRGMVALSQDMTPRNIYGPRSSRGSGDSYGFPSTHSSGSSISSGGNYPYYSASVASVESSVTDYSSTTSESYENGHLSRTLPRPSTLLTGSAPPGPQSMMSQFSSKMPSNTQKKHKCKVCDKRFTRPSSLQTHMYSHTGEKPFACDVEGCGRHFSVVSNLRRHKKVHKGEKEGASGEDEE encoded by the exons ATGACGATGGTCATTGAGAACCAGAACCGCCAATACGGCGGGATGGGCTTCGATAACGTGTATCAACACAACATGCACCACAGCGCTCCGCAGTTCACCGACCCATGGACCGCTCAAACTTCGTCCCATTCCACTCCTCCGGTCTACGCGACTTCCATGGGACCCAGCCAGATTGGCCTCAGCCATGTTAAGCAGGAGGAAGTGAGCCGCCCACCGATGTCTATGCCATACTCGAGTATTCCCGTTTCCGCTCCCTCGATGGTCGCCGGGAGCAACTAccctactgctactgcttcgAGTTACCCCGgaccggagatgatgggtttgTCGCACGACATGCCGCGCACTTCTTTCGATCAAGCCCCGGCCTACACTACCGCCTCGCCCATGACCAGCTTCGCACCCGCGAGCTACGCCCCGCTCAGCTACGCTCCGTCTATGCACCAACACCAGGACCGTCGGATATCTCATGC TGATGCTCGCGTCGGTCAATCGCAACCCCCTTCCGCTCCAACATTCGGAGACGCTCTTGATGCCAGCCGTGGAATGGTCGCGCTCAGCCAGGATATGACACCCCGCAATATCTACGGCCCTCGCAGCTCGCGAGGCTCGGGTGACTCTTACGGTTTCCCCTCGACACACTCTTCGGGATCGTCGATCTCTTCCGGCGGAAACTACCCCTACTATTCCGCCTCTGTCGCATCCGTGGAGTCCTCTGTGACTGATTACAGCTCTACTACTTCGGAATCTTACGAGAATGGCCATCTGTCGCGGACGCTGCCTCGCCCGTCAACCCTGTTGACGGGAAGTGCGCCTCCGGGACCCCAGTCGATGATGAGCCAATTCAGCTCCAAGATGCCGTCCAACACccagaagaagcacaagTGCAAGGTGTGCGACAAGCGGTTTACCCGCCCATCGTCTCTTCAGACTCATATGTACAGTCACACTGGTGAAAAAC CATTCGCATGTGACGTGGAAGGCTGTGGCCGTCATTTCTCCGTCGTCTCCAATCTGCGGCGGCACAAGAAGGTCCacaagggagaaaaggaaggtgCTTCgggcgaagacgaagagtaA